The following nucleotide sequence is from Aquarana catesbeiana isolate 2022-GZ linkage group LG08, ASM4218655v1, whole genome shotgun sequence.
TAAAATAAGGTTAGATAATATATGACAAACATCAAAACATATTTTTGGGGACCATCTAACACATGGACACATTGAACCAAGGAAAAAGGTACCAAATACAGTCCTaatcttttgttgttttttgttcatGCTGCCTGGTACATTGTTTggcatatgtatatattttatggcTTACGAGCGGCAGAAAACAGATCATAATCAAACACAGGGGATagtgagagtgaaaaagaggggagagggttTGTATGAGAGGGATTCATTCAAACCAGGTGCTTTGATAGCATTTAAACGTTCTATCCAAAGGGATTCTTTTTGTAAAATGAGCCTATCCCATTCACCCCCTCGGGGGTTCTTGGGGACGACAGCCAGGACAGTGAAGGAAATGCTGGATGTGTCAAACCGGTGGTGAAGATCGAGGTGTCTGCTCACAGGTGTGAGCATCTTCCCATCCCCGGAATAATAGACATGGTCGTTAATTCTTTGTCTGGCCGTCTTCCGCACATAAAAAAACCCCACAAGTACAGGTCATCAGGTATACCACCCCCTGTGTTTGACATGTTGCTGAAAATTTAGGATAATAGGTTTCGCCGTTTGGGAGCAGGTTTGGATATTCAGAGGATATCCACGAACAAAAAAGAACAATAGCCGCAGGGCTTGGTGCCCCTTGGTTCTCGAGAAGGAGTTGGATCGAAAGTTTTGTATTGGCTGGATACAAGgcggtctttaaccacttaaggaccagcctcgttttggattttaggtgtttacatgtttaaaacagggtttttttgctagaaaattacttagaacccccaaacattatatatgttttttttttctaacaccctagagaataaaatggcggtcattgcaatacttttttttgcaccgtatttgcgcagcggtcttataagcgcacttttttttttggaaaaaattcacttttttgaataaaaaaataagacaacagtaaagttagcccaattttttttttatattgtgaaagatgatgttacgccaagtaaattgatacccaacatgtcacgcttcaaaattgcgccagctcgtggaatagcgtcaaacttttacccttaaaaatctccataggcgacgtttaaaaaattctacaggttgcatgttttgctttacagaggaggtctagggctagaattattgctctcactctaccggtcgcggcaatacctcacatgtggggtttgaccaccgttttcatatgcgggcgctactcacgtatgcgttcgcttctgcgcgcgagctcgtcgggacagggcactttaaaaaaattttttttttttttttttattatttattttactttattttatttattttttcactgtttttaaaaaaaaaaaaaatttggatcacttttattcctattacaaggaatgtaaacatcccttgtaatagaaaaaagcatgacaggtcctctttaatgtgagatctggggtcaaaaagtcctcagatctcatatttacactaaaatgcaaaaaaaaaaaaagtcgtttaaaaaaatgacacaaaaaaaattgtgcctttaagagaagtgggcggagccgttgtaatgacgtcgctccggccgtcacatggtatagagacgggtggggggccatcttggcctcacttgtctcagtacctcagcggtgacaggtcccgatctcctccgccgctaccgacggctccggtaagcggcggagggggcgcgggagagcggcgggagggggggtggcacctctcccgccgccgataacggtgatctcgcggcgaacccgccgcagacaccaccgttatcgtgtacagaaccgctcgctgtaaagatggatacctcggttgtggcagcagctgctgccgttaccgagatatccatcttcaaaaaaatgacgtatatatacagtgagcggtcgtcaagtggttaagggacacCGTGCGtctataaccacttcaatacccacgtatagtcatatgacgtccccagatgggatctcccatcctgggtggacgtcatatgacgtcctgggattcccggccgcctagggggcgcgcgcgcgcccgccgcgttcctcgggacccggtgcgtgtgcccggaggccgcgatgtccaccgggcacccgcgattgcccgttaaccgggccggcatgtggatctgtgtgtgtaaacacagagatccacgtcctgtcagctctgaggagagcgatctgtgttcccagaacggaggaacagtgatcggtctcctcccctagtgcgtcccctcccccttcagttagaatcactccctaggaaacacattaacccctccccgtcccctagtggttaaccccttcactgcctgtcacatttacacagtaatcaatgcaattttatagcattgatcgctgtataaatgtgattggtcccaaaaatgtgtcaaaagtgtccgatgtgtccgccataatgtcgcagtcaccaaaaaaaatcgcgatcgccgctaaaaaaataaaaaaatttttttttttttaaaaatgccataaatctattccgtattttgtagacgctataacttttgcgcaaaccaatcaatatacgcttattgcgatttttttaaacaaaaatatgtagaagaaaacgtatcggccaaaactgaggaaaaaatgtgttttttaaaaaaaaaattgggatatttattatagcaaaaagtaaaaataattgtgtttttttcaaaattgtcgctcttcttttgtttatagcgcaaaaaataaaaaccgcagaggcgatcaaataccaccaaaaaaaagctctatttgtggtgaaaaaaggacgtcaattttttttgggtacaacgtcgcacgaccgcgcaattgacgtttaaagtgcgacagcgctgaaaactaaaaattggcctgggaaggaagggggtgaaattgccctgtattgaaccggatAAACTATCCCTGGATGAGGGTTAACATATTTCTTTAGGATAGGATCTTCTGCTAGAAAATGCCAATGCTTTCTAAGAATGCTATGGATGTCTTGGTGATGGGCGGAAAAATCGAGTAATCAGTTTAACGGTGGGATCCTGGGGTCGGACTTTTTTAGTATAGAGTAATTCATTCCGTGATCTGTTTTTTGCTTTATTGAAGGCCTTTCGTAACAATGACCGGCTATACCCTCTGGCTAGCAGGCGGGATCTAAGTAGGTTCGCCTGGTGTTGGAAATCTGTCATATGGGTGCAGTTACGCCGGAGGCGGATATATTGTGCATACGGTATGCTTTTAATCAGGGACGGTGGATGTGCACTTGTGGCATGTAGCAGTGTATTTCCTGCTGTTGTTTTCCGGTATAAGTTGGTGGACAGGGTGTTATTGGCGTCTTTGTATATCTCGAGATCTAGAAAGgtcattatcattttccttccacttcacaattatgtgccactttgtgttggcctatatcataaaatcccaataaaatacatttatgtttttggttgtaacctgacaaaatgtggaaaatttcaaggggtatgaatactttttcaaggcactgtatatttgacCTCAAGTAATAGCTGATCTTTCAGTCTATGTGGATCTACCACAATCACTATAAATTATATGTAGCACTTTGGTAGATTTTGGGGACCTAGTGAAGCCCCATATACCTAGTAAGTTGACCATCACTGCTCCACAccgtatgaaaggtccatctcaatGGACAAGTTTCCAAGAAATGAGGTAGAGGGAGGTCCATCTCTATTCTTCACCAAAAAGAATGGTTCCTTTATGGTTTGTTTGTGTTCTATTCTTTATCCGCCTTGAATTTGTATTCTTTTGTTATGATTCCATCCAGTTCCATGGCATAGCTCCGCAAAAATGTTTCGTCCTAGATCAACGCATATGATTTCTGAATGTAAGGCAAGAAGAACGCTAATAatatgtttttcaaaattattttccaACAGGTGGACACTATGCCAGGAATATTTCTGAGGGTCATCCTACTTTATCTCCGGGACGTAATGCAAATTATTGTAATGCACAACACTTTCCCGGAGTAAATTTCATTATTCAAAACACACAGAGATCAATGGATCCCTCCAATCCTCAGAAATCATCCGATGTATCACATGATGTAACTCCAGAGACTCATGTAAGATCTCACGGTATGGAGAGATCAACAGATCCATCTGATTCCAAGAAGTCTTCCCTTCACACAGGAGAGAGTTCATTGTCCTGTTCAGTGTGCGGGAAATCTTTTTCCAAAAACAAAGACCGTCTTAATCATCAGAAAACTCACACAGAAGAGCGTTCTTATCCATGTTCAAAGTGCGGATTATGTTTCGCTAAGGAGGCGCACCTTCTTACACACCAGAAATTTCACATGGGCAAGCCTCcctatttatgttcagagtgcgggaaaagcttCAGTCAGAAAAATAACTTCCTTATTCATCTGAGgattcacacaggcgagcgtccttattcgtgttcggagtgcgggaaaagtttcagtCGGATAGAAGAGCTTCAAAAACACCAGAaagttcacacaggtgagcgtccctataagtgttccgagtgcgggaaatgtttcagtcaGAGGGAAGGCCTCCttgtacaccagagaattcacacgggggacaaaccttattcatgttcagagtgcgggaaacgttttatTCTCAAACAAATTTTACTGACCCACCAGAGAATCCACACGGGTGTGCGTCCTTTTTCGTGCGCAgattgcgggaaatgtttctctATGAAACAACACTTAaatatacaccagagaattcacacgggtgagcatccTTATTCCTGcccagagtgcgggaagtgtttcactcAGCAATCGAACCTTCTCAGACACCAGAGAAcgcacacgggcgagcgtccttattcatgttcggaGTGCGAGAAATGCTTCACTAATAAAAGAAGTcttcttaaacaccagagaactcacacaaaGTAATGTCCttgttcatgttcagagtgcgggaaatgttttgttcagATAGAAGAACTTAAAAATCTGAAAACTCACACAGGTGAATATTTCGGGATTCTATAAGACACAGACAtgttcacctgctgacttggcaccatccacagacagcttaactcttcaataagacacagacttggtcacctgctgacttggcaccatccacagacccatcattggtattagttggaggaatagtggcccatcattggtattcgttggagaaatagtggcccatcattggtattggttggaggaatagtgatccattattggtattagttggcggaatagtggcccatcattgctattggttggaggaatagtggcccatcattggtatcagtgggatgaatagtggccatcattggtattagttggaataATAGTTGCCAATCATTGGTATTGGTTGGAGGAATAGTGGCCGATCATTGGTATTGGTTggagaaatagtggcccatcattggtattggttggagcaatagtggcccatcattggtattagttgaaggAATAGTTGTCCATCATTGGTATTGTTTGGAGGAatggtggcccatcattggtattggttggaggaatagtggcccattattggtattagttggcaaaatagtggcccatcattggtattggttggaggaatagtggcccatcattggtaatggttggaggaatagtaccccatcattggtattagttggtggaatggtggcccatcattggtattagttggtggaatagtggcccatcattgatattagtgggatgaatagtggcCATCATTTGTATTAGTTGGAAAAATAGTGGCCAATCATTGATATTggttggaggaatagtggcccatcattggtattggttggAGGAATAGTTGCCAATCATTGGTATTggttggaggaatagtggcccatcattggtattggttggagcaatagtggctcatcattggtattagttgaaggaatagttgaccatcattggtattggttggaggaatggtggcccatcattggtattggttggaggaatagtggcccatcattggtattggttggaggaataatggcccatcattggtatcagttggaggaatagtggcccatcattggtatcagttggaggaatagtggcccatcattggtatcagttgggagGAATagaggcccatcattggtatcagttgggaaTAATAGTGGCCCGTCATTGGTATTGGTTGGAGGAAtaatggcccatcattggtatcagtttgaggaatagtggcccatcattggtattacttgGGAGGAATagaggcccatcattggtattggttggaggaatagagacccatcattggtatcagttggaggaatagaggcccatcattggtattggttggaggaatagaggcccatcattggtatcagttggaggaatagaggcccatcattggtattggttggaggaatagaggcccatcattggtatcagtggaaggaatagaggcccatcattggtattggttggaggaatagcggcccatcattggtatcagtgggaggaatagaggcccatcattggtattagttggaggaatagtgtcccatcattggtattagttggaggaatagtgccccatcattggtatcagttggaggaatagaggcccatcattggtatcagtggaaggaatagaggcccatcattggtattagttggaggaatagaggcccatcattggtatcagtggaaggaatagtgccccatcattggtattggttggaggaatagtggcccatcattggtattagttggaggaatagtgtcccatcattggtattagttggaggaatagtgccccatcattggtatcagttggaggaatagaggcccatcattggtatcagtggaaggaatagaggctcatcattggtattggttggaggaatagtggcctatcattggtatcagtgggaggaacagaggcccatcattagtattagagggaagaatggtgccccatcattggcattggtCCCGccaccagtgggagtaaacattgccacatttggtattaggggggaTTAGTGacctattattggtgtcattggcagaaattgtgccccattattggtgtcagttggcatAATAGCGTTTCGTATCAGTAATGGAGTAATGGTGCCCAAGGGCTggagaaaggcaagcaaagggccacatcaggccctagggccgcagtttggagaccactgattcaGTCCAACCAGGATTTGTCTTTTACCAATTAACTTTTCTCTATAAGTTGCTATCAGTTACTGTACATTTTGCATGACTGAAAGGGCTGGGTTTTCATTGGTCCAGCCAATGTATAATACATTTGATGTATCTTTTTATTTCAGGTATACaagatttgattgaaaaaaaaatcttagttttaCTGTTAATCAATTATTCCGATATTCTAAAATAAACAGTAAAGCTTACACTTGAAAATATTCTGTTCTgagtcttgttttcttttctttttttttttacaatttattattatttttaatattattattattataatacaggttttatatagcgtcaacagtttgcgcagcgctttacaacatgagggcagacagtacagtcacaatacaattcaatacaggagggatcagagagcccggctcgttagagcttacaatctaaaagcgaAGGTCAAATGACCATAATTGTTAGAAAATTGGGTGATTGGAAAGTGTTCAGTTCATAAAGAGTCCTCCATGGGTGTTTTATCAGTAAGATGGAGAGCGCAGAAGGTCCAGTTCCACATGTGAGCTAcagtcagtggcgtcactagggggtggcttttggggctacagccctgaatctggggcatagccccgagtctctcagaGACGGCCGTGGCCTCTCGGCAGCTGGGCCGCGAGTGCAGTGGGCAGCATGGGGGAGCCGGgcgggcgagagagcagagaggtgacatctctcaccgcccccccccccccccccgcattactGCTGTTCCGCTCTCActgtgcagccacgggcagcagagagctgacatcatctctctgcctgCCCGCTTATTGGGGACCCTTATgtcatgataatatatatatatatatatatatacacacttacacatatgtatgcccgcccaagcatatgagtttctttacttcgctgctatgggctccccagatcttttgtaggcttagcaacgcccctggctacaGTCATATCCTTCAGTACAAAATAGCATTCATTTATTCTAAACATGGAAACGGCTCCAAAATTAGAGGGCGGAAAGAAGAGCGGAAACGGTTCAGGAGGTGTTGTATTTGGCATGCAAAATTAGATTGAGGAGAAGATTCGGGTGGAAAAGGTTTATATTCACATCCAATGAGGTTGatttgtaccggggggggggggggcaac
It contains:
- the LOC141105131 gene encoding uncharacterized protein; protein product: MAAEEGEELKDLNIEIKEEEEERLVSGDQQSMEEGEMIMESKQEESSLHMDTDGSSNGNPPERCPRPLYSRDSTQEDHTIPHHHQGEELKDLNIKIKEEEEEEMLVSGDQQSMEEEKMTIKSEREDSSLYIDTSGHYARNISEGHPTLSPGRNANYCNAQHFPGVNFIIQNTQRSMDPSNPQKSSDVSHDVTPETHVRSHGMERSTDPSDSKKSSLHTGESSLSCSVCGKSFSKNKDRLNHQKTHTEERSYPCSKCGLCFAKEAHLLTHQKFHMGKPPYLCSECGKSFSQKNNFLIHLRIHTGERPYSCSECGKSFSRIEELQKHQKVHTGERPYKCSECGKCFSQREGLLVHQRIHTGDKPYSCSECGKRFILKQILLTHQRIHTGVRPFSCADCGKCFSMKQHLNIHQRIHTGEHPYSCPECGKCFTQQSNLLRHQRTHTGERPYSCSECEKCFTNKRSLLKHQRTHTK